The nucleotide sequence GATTTTGTAGTTATTGTAGATTTCCATCTCAAAGTTCTCCGATTGAACTTGTAAAGAGTCCCATACCAAAaggttcttgttgatcaattgTCTCTGCCGACACCGGTTGTTAGCGTAAACAGTCAAATTTTGGTATACTCCTGCTTCAAGGTCTTTAAGTAATTGGCTCAATGCGTCCATTACTAGTTCTGTATCGgcattgttcaagttccatGTTTTAGGATTTGATACGTTACAGTTGAAAACGTTGACGTggttcatcaagtccaacgTTAAGTCACTTAGATGATAAACAGAACCCAATATACTTTGGTCTTCTCTAATAAGAAATAATTGGAAAATTCCCTTGTTAATCACATGGTACTCATTCACCATATGTTGAATATCGTACTTTAAGAACAAGTCCAATGCTTCAATGTCCTTGATATAGTTGGTTTTCCTGAATATCTGTTTCAATTGCTCAAATACGTTGGTCATTTGTTTGAAAGTTTCGTCGAATCCAATGTCGTAAACATCACCTGGAATATGCCTATTACCCAACGATGCTTGAACCCATTTTGAAACACTGCCAACTGGTAATTCTTGGGTCTCATAAAATTGTTTGTGGTCGGCAATAAATTTCAAGCATTCAATTCCTCTATTCAAAATATCCTGGAAGCTTTGGAGTTGTCTAAGATCTGGTACACCGAAAAGGTTTATTTGTAAATTCGATAGTATAGGCAAACTGTTCAAATCCTGTAACAACATCAACTGTTTAATAATATGTTCCTTGTGTTGAGCTGCACTTCTTTTCACTAAGCCGATGGCACTCTCAAGATCATTAAGGACATCATCCACCATGATATCCGTAAGAAAGTCTAACTCCatgtttctggtggtgatatcttcatcttcatatAACACAGTATTTCCCACCGTTATCATGATACCTATGAACTTGCTCAATCCCACCACAAAGCTCTTCAACACACGGTTGTACACTCCGTCACCTAGGCTGAATGTTTCTATTCCTCTGTCCAAGCTCATCGTGTACCCATGGACGATGTCTTCGACGTAACGACAGCTCAAGACTGTCAATGGCAATGAGGAACTACTGAACCAGCTCATTAAGAGtttgaataacttgttCATTAGCCCCAGAAGCTCGGATTCGGATATTGGCTTCAGGCATTCGAAATTCAATTCAGCAGCGCTCAACTCATTGGGGATCAATCCAGTATCTAAACGAGGATTATTAATCTCTATTGCTCGTGTTCCCTCGAGGAGGTCAAAAAATGGAGACTTCACTACTCTGTTGTTTGATATCTGagatattgaagagaagaaatcTTCGGTGATATCAACATAATCGTTCATGGCGATGTTCCAAGATGTGAATACACAATTTTTCTGGGTGAGATTTTGCGACTATATGAAATGATTCTAGAATTAATTATATTGTTTTATATACGTCAGGAAAATTAAACGTTGGCTTCTAAATCCTCTTTTttactcttcttcaaaaagttgaatcCAACATAATAAATAAATATGCCAAACGCTTTGGTTGGGAAGATTTTCACTGCCCATGTATTTGGCATTATTCTGATGATTAAACCAGCTGGAATGGAGACAAATCCACAGATGATGGAAGTAGCCCACATTCCTGGGGTTAGCCTGGCAATCGAGAAAGAAGCTCCTCCAACAAACATGATCAATACCTGAACAGCACAGATCATTATCGTTATAATAAGGAAATACCAGTTCCTGAATAAGTGGGagaaaaagttcaagttgtaaGCAGTTATTCTACCTCTAATGGTAGTAATATCAGCAGCTTCATCCAACTTCCTGGTTACTACCAACTTCCACACCTGCAACCAAACAAATGTGTTGAAGGTAAGAGAATCTAATTGTTTAAGTTGGTGACTAGATACGGGGGCATCACCATAAAACAACTTTTGACCACCAAAGTGTAGCGTAAGGGTTACCGCCAATTGAGTAGTTGATTGacccaaaatcatcttccacATTGAAACAGATATTAATGGAGCAGTTCTTCCGGCGGGtttgtttttcaagaaactGTCGTCAGGTTTATCAGTAGCCAAAGCTAGGGCAGCCAAAGTATCCATAATCAAATTGACCCATAATAATTGAACTGCAGTCAATACAGAATGGTTATCAGATGAAGCAACGGCAGAGACAAATGTCAATACCACAGCGGTAATATTCACTGTTAATTGAAACTGAATaaatttcttgatggaAACAGCAACGGTTCTTCCCCATTTGATGGCTTGAACTATATCGGTGAAATCGTCAGTCATTAAGATAATATCTGAAGCTTCTCTTGCAACTTCAGTACCACTGATACCCATGGAAAATCCAACATCAGCCAATTTCAAGGCACTGGCATCATTGGTACCATCACCTGTAACAGCCACCACTTCGCCAGATTTTCTCAAAGTATCAACCAAGATTCGTTTATCTTCAGGAGAAGATCTAGCCAATACTCTCAAGTGAGGAACAACCTTGATTCTTTCAGCTTCACTCAACTTTCTGAAGTATGGACCCTCCATAGATGCATGTTCGTTATCCAAGTCTTCCGGGGTTAAAATGTAACAACCTTGGGAAATAGCCTTTGCCGTTCTCAAGTTATCACCAGTTACCATTCTAACAGACACACCACCCTCTTTACATTTCAATACTGCTTCAGGGACACCAGGCTTCAAAGGATCTTGAATACCAACAATACAGTCtaaaatcaagtttctcTTACTCTCATCATATACAGCAGGACTTGTGTCCACCAATTTCTCTGGGTCTGCTTCAGCTGGGTGCTGTTCATTGATAAGACTCTTAAGAGGCCATGAGGTAGCCCCGACAAAGTCTTGATGTCCAACAGCAATGGCTCTCAAAGCATCGTTAGCAAACTCATCAATTTTACCTAAAATTACATCTCTATCGTCTCTGTTAATTCTGGCCAATTGGTTGTTTTCATCATACTTGAATCCACAATTTCTGACAACGATTTCTGCAGCACCTTTAAAGTAAAATCTGTACCCATTTTCAATCTTGACAATGATACCTGACCATTTCCTTGAGCTTTCAAACGGTATTGTTTGCACAATATTATGAGATTCGTTTTTTCTGATTTGTTCCAAGTCTTCgttttcaaacaaattAAGTTTGTCTTTAGCAAATATCAATAAAGCAGACTCGGTTTTGTTACCCAAGTAGGGATCACTTACCAATTCGTACTTGACAGTACTCCTTATTTTGTCTTCGTCGCTCATACTCTCaaaaagtctttgaaaaaagttctttttctttggcttaGTCTTAAGAATATTAGCAGCCTCTTCGTTGTAGCTGACATTCTTAAAAGCTGTGGAATTCAAGGTAATgttggttgcaaaatatgTCTTCAAATCTGAGAAAAGACTTGGAATAATTTCAAGAGATTTAGGCccaaacttgttggaaaCCATGTCATCAAACTCCATGCCGTTACCAAAGTAACCTTTAACGATTCTCATCTTATTCTCCGTCAAAGTACCGGTTTTATCAGAACACACAGCGGTGGCTCCACCCATGGTTTCACACGACTTTAACACTCTAACCAAGTTCCCGTTCTGGGCCATTCtggtggttgcaaaagcCAATGCCAAAGTCACTGCCAATGGTAAACCTTCTGGAACTGCAACCACAATAATGGTGATGGCAGTgatcaaaatatccaaaaacttcttaCCCTTCTCCGCCGAGGCGAGATCATTGTCGGATCCTCCTGGGGCTATCTTGATACAGAATCTAATGAACAAAACAATAAACAAAACCAAGGCCGCCAAAAATCCGTACTTGGAAATTCCATCGGCCAAGTTATCCAATCTTTCTTGCAAAGGAGTCAGTTCGCTTTCATGATTAAGACTCATCATGGTTCTACCGTGAATGGAGTTGACACCAACGGCAGTCACCAAGGCATTTCCCAACCCACTCAAAATTTTGGCGCCCGAGATCAAAAAAGGgtccttgaacttggtacCTACCGAACCCAAATCCTGAGAGGCATCGGAAGCGTTCAACTTGTAGAACTCAAGAGCCTCGTCAGCAGGccgtttgtggatggtaTCGGATTCCCCCGTCAATGCACTTTCATCACACTCAACCTCCCCACTCACCAACACCGAGTCGGCTGGTACCACATCACCCGTCTGCAAATTTATCACATcacccaccaccaagtcatAAATGGATACAAGCACTTGCTGGCCATTCCGAACCACAATCAACTCTCTATCCTCTTTCTTGGcgttcaacttggcaaaCTGACGTTCCTTTTGGTAGTCGTTTGCAGCACccaccaacaccacaaTCAACACCGCCACAATGATGGCCACCCCTTCCACCCAGTCCAACTTTGGAATGGGGGTTCCATCCACGTCATACATGGTATCAGTACCAAAGGTCTCATAGAGTCCCAAGGCCATGGACACCACGGCCGCTACCGTCAAtaaaatcaacaccttgtcCTTGAAAGCCTCGATACAAAGCCGAAGGAACGACT is from Yamadazyma tenuis chromosome 6, complete sequence and encodes:
- the MAK10 gene encoding N-alpha-acetyltransferase, non-catalitic subunit (BUSCO:EOG09261IFQ; EggNog:ENOG503NZJK; COG:S) gives rise to the protein MNDYVDITEDFFSSISQISNNRVVKSPFFDLLEGTRAIEINNPRLDTGLIPNELSAAELNFECSKPISESELSGLMNKLFKLLMSWFSSSSLPLTVLSCRYVEDIVHGYTMSLDRGIETFSLGDGVYNRVLKSFVVGLSKFIGIMITVGNTVLYEDEDITTRNMELDFLTDIMVDDVLNDLESAIGLVKRSAAQHKEHIIKQLMLLQDLNSLPILSNLQINLFGVPDLRQLQSFQDILNRGIECLKFIADHKQFYETQELPVGSVSKWVQASLGNRHIPGDVYDIGFDETFKQMTNVFEQLKQIFRKTNYIKDIEALDLFLKYDIQHMVNEYHVINKGIFQLFLIREDQSILGSVYHLSDLTLDLMNHVNVFNCNVSNPKTWNLNNADTELVMDALSQLLKDLEAGVYQNLTVYANNRCRQRQLINKNLLVWDSLQVQSENFEMEIYNNYKIGDKLSDTDENALPISSFIYSTKLELMIEFLLIGIELELYREFEIYSIYWYINYLTKVYINHSTERLLKFNKYKISKIVAKKKKSKNKQELEQKREKLTKINEALQHKIDYWKGFQRLINSVCLLLNYLQNQKMIKFDDLTANFITSFESLFRLRFKPFESIGVPSQLTFAQYSSSFASDVSQDEVINSLNMAKEALVEYNKSVTNDNEKQWISSLVKTCFSYILELKGGKNVFEVSPGYNTYFPKFTAKLPVIE
- the PMC1 gene encoding plasma membrane calcium (EggNog:ENOG503NX5D; COG:P) → MSNQDVTSVHQDDTMSEKPSAPGQTSTLALPANSKELINHDLASINSQTPLTDTYSLSISQLSELHDPKSLRKLIELGGLDNLSNILNSDVSRGISDSDDLDMKQRTKHYGDNRLPVKVQKSFLRLCIEAFKDKVLILLTVAAVVSMALGLYETFGTDTMYDVDGTPIPKLDWVEGVAIIVAVLIVVLVGAANDYQKERQFAKLNAKKEDRELIVVRNGQQVLVSIYDLVVGDVINLQTGDVVPADSVLVSGEVECDESALTGESDTIHKRPADEALEFYKLNASDASQDLGSVGTKFKDPFLISGAKILSGLGNALVTAVGVNSIHGRTMMSLNHESESTPLQERLDNLADGISKYGFLAALVLFIVLFIRFCIKIAPGGSDNDLASAEKGKKFLDILITAITIIVVAVPEGLPLAVTLALAFATTRMAQNGNLVRVLKSCETMGGATAVCSDKTGTLTENKMRIVKGYFGNGMEFDDMVSNKFGPKSLEIIPSLFSDLKTYFATNITLNSTAFKNVSYNEEAANILKTKPKKKNFFQRLFESMSDEDKIRSTVKYELVSDPYLGNKTESALLIFAKDKLNLFENEDLEQIRKNESHNIVQTIPFESSRKWSGIIVKIENGYRFYFKGAAEIVVRNCGFKYDENNQLARINRDDRDVILGKIDEFANDALRAIAVGHQDFVGATSWPLKSLINEQHPAEADPEKLVDTSPAVYDESKRNLILDCIVGIQDPLKPGVPEAVLKCKEGGVSVRMVTGDNLRTAKAISQGCYILTPEDLDNEHASMEGPYFRKLSEAERIKVVPHLRVLARSSPEDKRILVDTLRKSGEVVAVTGDGTNDASALKLADVGFSMGISGTEVAREASDIILMTDDFTDIVQAIKWGRTVAVSIKKFIQFQLTVNITAVVLTFVSAVASSDNHSVLTAVQLLWVNLIMDTLAALALATDKPDDSFLKNKPAGRTAPLISVSMWKMILGQSTTQLAVTLTLHFGGQKLFYGDAPVSSHQLKQLDSLTFNTFVWLQVWKLVVTRKLDEAADITTIRGRITAYNLNFFSHLFRNWYFLIITIMICAVQVLIMFVGGASFSIARLTPGMWATSIICGFVSIPAGLIIRIMPNTWAVKIFPTKAFGIFIYYVGFNFLKKSKKEDLEANV